A window of the Citrus sinensis cultivar Valencia sweet orange chromosome 9, DVS_A1.0, whole genome shotgun sequence genome harbors these coding sequences:
- the LOC102627546 gene encoding putative clathrin assembly protein At5g35200 yields MAASSGTQPIRKAIAALKDTTKVGLVNLNSENKGLDIAIVKATNHDEVLPKEKHISKILEAVLASRPRADVAYCIQSLAKRLAKTHSWTVALKTLIVIHRALREVDHSFCEELINYSRGRALMFNLSHFRDESSPVAWDHSAWIRNYALYLEERVECFRILRYDVEKSHMGSGRLSIPDLLDQLPSLQQLLFRLLGCKPQGAALYNNLIHYALSIIASESVKLYVSITDGILKLVDKYFEMPRHDAVRTLEIYRKSESQADSLTSLFEICRELDFGRGQKYIKIEKPPASFMTAMEDYVKVAPHIFMLQYGDQNVARIEAPKLDDAPGANVSTDRQDSDQPGAAPEPASNDRREAVATQQLIDTEDTQQRTDQSEAAASQQITDLLGLEELTQQVSEMDEKNSLALAIVTSENQPNSENSFTMACQTMSWELALVTAPSSNVAAVAGSKLAGGLDKLTLDSLYDDAIARNAKRNSSNTVGQQVGSNPFEADSLNQDPFSASSGVTPPANAQMSDMIQQQNFMTQQQQQEQKQEQEPQMIGQNATSSSNPFLDQSLPSHPRQDPFSGLT; encoded by the exons ATGGCAGCTAGCAGTGGCACTCAGCCGATAAGAAAAGCTATTGCCGCCTTGAAGGACACCACAAAGGTTGGATTGGTAAACTTAAACAGTGAGAATAAG GGACTGGATATTGCCATTGTTAAAGCAACGAACCATGACGAAGTATTGCCAAAGGAGAAACACATCAGCA AGATTCTTGAAGCTGTTTTAGCTTCAAGACCTCGTGCTGATGTTGCTTACTGCATACAAAGTCTTGCCAAGCGTCTTGCTAAAACACATAGTTGGACA GTAGCATTAAAAACCTTGATAGTTATACACCGTGCACTGAGGGAAGTTGATCATTCATTTTGTGAAGAGTTAATAAATTACAGCAGGGGAAGAGCTCTTATGTTTAATCTATCTCACTTCAGGGATGAATCAAGTCCAGTTG CATGGGATCACTCTGCCTGGATTCGTAATTATGCTTTATATCTTGAAGAGCGAGTGGAGTGTTTCCGCATACTGAGATATGATGTTGAGAAGAGCCACATG GGAAGTGGGAGACTTAGCATCCCAGACTTGCTTGATCAGCTGCCTTCCTTGCAACAGCTTCTTTTTCGCCTTCTGGGTTGCAAG CCACAAGGAGCCGCTTTATACAATAATTTGATTCATTATGCACTTTCAATT ATTGCAAGTGAAAGTGTGAAGCTGTATGTCTCAATTACTGATGGAATTCTCAAATTAGTTGATAAG TATTTTGAGATGCCTCGTCATGATGCTGTTAGAACACTTGAAATTTATCGGAAGTCTGAGAGTCAG GCAGACAGCTTAACTTCATTATTTGAGATCTGCAGGGAGCTTGACTTTGGAAGAGGGCAGaagtacattaaaattgaaaag CCCCCTGCATCATTTATGACTGCCATGGAGGATTATGTGAAGGTGGCGCCACACATCTTCATGTTACAAT ATGGTGATCAGAATGTTGCTCGGATAGAAGCTCCAAAATTAGATGATGCTCCTGGAGCTAATGTGTCAACCGATAGACAAGACTCAGACCAGCCTGGGGCAGCACCCGAACCAGCAAGCAATGACCGAAGAGAGGCTGTAGCTACGCAGCAGCTAATCGACACCGAAGACACGCAACAGCGTACAGACCAAAGTGAGGCTGCTGCCTCACAACAGATTACTGACCTTCTG GGCTTGGAAGAGCTAACCCAGCAGGTATCTGAAATGGATGAGAAGAACTCCCTCGCGCTGGCAATTGTTACTTCTG AAAACCAACCAAATTCCGAAAACAGCTTTACTATGGCATGCCAGACTATGAGTTGGGAGCTTGCACTTGTTACAGCACCAAGCTCTAATGTAGCTGCAGTTGCAGGGAGCAAACTG GCTGGTGGCCTGGATAAATTAACACTGGATAGTCTATATGACGACGCGATAGCAAGAAATGCAAAAAGGAATAGTAGTAACACGGTGGGGCAGCAGGTGGGCTCCAATCCTTTTGAAGCAGATAGTTTGAACCAGGATCCATTTTCCGCTTCGAGCGGTGTAACACCCCCAGCTAATGCGCAAATGTCAGATATGattcaacaacaaaattttatgacTCAGCAACAGCAGCAAGAGCAAAAGCAAGAGCAAGAGCCACAAATGATAGGCCAGAACGCAACCAGTTCTTCGAATCCATTTCTTGATCAGAGTTTGCCATCTCATCCACGTCAGGATCCTTTCTCTGGTTTGACTTAA
- the LOC102627436 gene encoding uncharacterized protein LOC102627436 → MRRIAGSARYFRSALWHRKFDYWSSFTTRPKDLTENYHNCAYGVTNNAEIESFLRSKFMVSRALSTDAAASASIGEVHRAAAGPLVEYERRIIAGELLDGDVRQLGTLEELQRLYDELVESADACKLDRYSSSEKSGRSRWLWSRLLPQSSYSPVKGLYLYGGVGTGKTMLMDLFFYQLPCNWRKKRIHFHDFMLNVHSRLQKHKGVSDPLEVVAGEISDEAILLCVDEFMVTDVADALILNRLFRHLFNNGVILVSTSNRAPDNLYERGLQRDLFLPFISTLKERCVVHEIGSSVDYRKMTSAQQGFYFVGKGSSEVMKQKFRDLIGEHEAGPQEVEVVMGRKLQVPLGANGCAYFEFEELCDKPLGAADYFGLFKIFHTLALEGVPIFGLHNRTAAYRFVTLVDVMYENRARLLCTAEGSPFQLFNKIVTISDAQQMAPRTSSRSMRNDEADLCVDNELGFAKDRTISRLTEMNSKEYLEQHAAMLAGKQLS, encoded by the exons ATGAGGAGAATTGCGGGATCTGCTCGCTACTTTCGATCAGCTCTGTGGCATCGCAAATTTGATTATTGGAGTAGTTTTACGACAAGGCCCAAGGATTTGACAGAGAATTATCATAATTGTGCTTACGGGGTTACTAATAATGCTGAAATTGAAAGTTTTTTACGTTCAAAATTTATGGTCTCAAGAGCTCTGTCAACGGATGCTGCTGCTAGCGCTTCCATTGGAG AAGTACATAGAGCAGCTGCAGGGCCTCTTGTGGAGTATGAGCGAAGAATTATCGCGGGTGAGCTTTTGGATGGTGACGTCCGTCAG ttAGGAACGTTAGAAGAACTTCAAAGACTATATGATGAGCTTGTTGAATCAGCTGATGCCTGTAAGTTAGATCGCTATTCATCTTCTGAGAAATCTGGAAG GAGTCGGTGGCTGTGGTCACGTTTACTGCCACAATCTTCATACTCACCTGTCAAAGGATTGTACCTTTATGGGGGAGTAGGGACTGGGAAAACAATGTTGATGGAcctatttttttatcaatt GCCCTGCAATTGGAGAAAGAAGAGGATCCATTTTCATGACTTCATGTTGAATGTCCACAGCCGCTTGCAA AAGCACAAGGGTGTATCAGATCCGCTTGAAGTTGTTGCAGGAGAGATATCAGATGAGGCTATTTTATTATGTGTGGATGAGTTTATG GTGACTGATGTTGCTGATGCATTGATACTTAATCGTCTGTTTAGACATCTATTCAACAATGGTGTT ATACTGGTTTCCACTTCAAACCGTGCTCCGGACAATCTATATGAACGTGGATTACAGAGGGATCTTTTTCTACCATTTATTTCCACTTTGAAG GAAAGATGTGTTGTCCACGAAATTGGCTCATCAGTAGACTATAGGAAAATGACTTCG GCTCAACAAGGTTTCTACTTTGTTGGCAAAGGTTCATCAGAAGTTATGAAGCAAAAGTTTCGGGACTTGATTGGTGAACATGAGGCCGGACCACAGGAGGTGGAAGTAGTGATGGGAAGGAAATTGCAG GTTCCATTGGGTGCTAATGGATGtgcatattttgaatttgaggAGCTTTGTGACAAACCTCTTGGAGCTGCTGACTACTTTGGATTGTTCA AGATTTTTCATACCTTGGCGCTGGAAGGTGTCCCCATATTTGGACTTCACAATAGGACAGCAGCATATCGGTTTGTTACTTTAGTTGAT GTAATGTATGAGAACAGGGCTCGCCTGTTGTGTACGGCTGAGGGTAGTCCTTTTCAGCTTTTCAATAAGATAGTGACGATATCTGATGCCCAGCAAATGGCACCTAGAACCTCTTCGAGATCTATGAGAAATGATGAAGCTGATCTTTGTGTGGACAATGAATTGGGATTTGCAAAAGACCGCACGATTAGCAG ATTAACAGAGATGAACAGCAAAGAATACTTGGAGCAGCATGCTGCCATGTTAGCCGGGAAGCAGCTCTCATAG